One Setaria viridis chromosome 7, Setaria_viridis_v4.0, whole genome shotgun sequence genomic region harbors:
- the LOC117862911 gene encoding auxin-responsive protein IAA2 — protein MSSTTDECVHDQQVVRGRPRRQGRRRRRGRAQPHKSGGLFVKINMDGVPIGQKVDLTAYGGYAELSAAVGKLFRGLLAGTYSIAASFEAAGEEAEEPVISGKYTLVYKVEEGDRVLVGDVPWE, from the exons ATGTCCTCGACCACAGATGAGTGTGTTCACGACCAGCAGGTCGTCAGAG GGAGGCCGCGGCGCcaagggaggcggcgccggcgagggcgagcaCAACCGCACAAGAGCGGCGGCCTGTTCGTGAAGATCAACATGGACGGAGTGCCCATCGGGCAGAAGGTGGACCTCACGGCGTACGGCGGCTACGCCgagctctccgccgccgtcggcaaGCTCTTCCGCGGCCTGCTCGCCGGTACGTACTCCATCGCCGCCTCGTTT GAGGCAGCgggggaggaggccgaggagccCGTGATCAGCGGCAAGTACACACTGGTGTACAAGGTCGAGGAGGGCGACCGGGTGCTGGTCGGCGACGTCCCTTGGGAGTAA